In Bacillota bacterium, one genomic interval encodes:
- the xerD gene encoding site-specific tyrosine recombinase XerD: MVLEDWLQEFSDFLQVERGLAQNTVWAYRSDITHFMGFVKERKFKVPGGLRDAVLTYLLELQRGGLSAATVARRLAALKAFFGYLIRVERLNEDPTTELNSPKLIQRLPRVLTTDEVEKILVVPRANTPTGLRDRAMLELAYATGVRVSELVGLNVENVNFESGYVRVFGKGARERVVPVGRIARRCLLEYLERGRPVLCDGHARDALFVNRRGERLTRQAFWKLLKGYAKVSGVFKKLSPHTLRHSFATHLLENGADLRVVQELLGHADISTTQIYTHLTGKRLREVYDHSHPRA, encoded by the coding sequence CTGGTACTTGAAGACTGGCTTCAGGAGTTTTCAGATTTTTTGCAGGTAGAGAGGGGACTGGCGCAAAACACGGTTTGGGCTTACCGTTCCGATATCACGCATTTTATGGGTTTTGTTAAGGAACGCAAATTTAAGGTACCCGGCGGCTTGCGTGACGCTGTTCTGACTTACCTTCTTGAACTCCAGCGCGGCGGTTTGAGCGCGGCAACGGTTGCGCGGCGGTTGGCCGCGCTGAAAGCCTTTTTCGGCTATTTGATCCGGGTGGAACGCCTCAACGAGGATCCGACGACGGAACTTAATTCCCCCAAGTTGATTCAACGTCTGCCGCGGGTTTTAACCACCGATGAGGTGGAGAAGATACTGGTAGTTCCTCGCGCCAACACGCCTACGGGACTGAGGGACCGGGCGATGCTGGAGCTTGCTTACGCCACCGGCGTTCGGGTGTCGGAACTGGTGGGCCTCAACGTGGAAAACGTTAATTTTGAGTCCGGATACGTGCGTGTTTTCGGCAAGGGGGCGCGGGAGAGGGTTGTTCCGGTCGGCCGGATAGCCCGGCGCTGCCTGCTTGAATACCTCGAACGGGGAAGACCGGTTTTGTGTGACGGCCACGCCCGGGATGCGCTTTTTGTAAACCGCCGGGGCGAACGGCTGACAAGACAAGCTTTCTGGAAACTGCTGAAGGGATACGCCAAAGTCAGCGGGGTTTTTAAGAAACTGTCGCCGCATACCTTGCGGCATTCATTCGCCACCCACCTTCTCGAAAACGGCGCCGATTTGCGGGTGGTGCAGGAGCTTCTTGGTCACGCCGACATCAGCACCACCCAGATTTATACGCACCTGACCGGAAAACGCTTACGGGAAGTGTACGACCATTCTCACCCGCGGGCTTAA